The Daucus carota subsp. sativus chromosome 2, DH1 v3.0, whole genome shotgun sequence genome includes a window with the following:
- the LOC108207055 gene encoding protein RECOGNITION OF PERONOSPORA PARASITICA 7 produces the protein MAEAIVSMVVGRITDLLIEEPQLLHQVKGKIQQVVTELVRMKTFLPDADSRIDEDKIRILLAEVLHLAYSAEHAVESFLVKAISSPGKTIQWMNTRKFSGRITDIQRKMSPLFGFFLEYKIKSTSESADSSNSLYGTAGKLKRFHSFTTVEPPIFVGFQGAVDLLVGHLVKESDDSHPLVSICGMGGLGKTTLAEKIYNHSTIRACFDGLAWVSISQKWEKKQVLQRILVCLNHEKKEEILAMNDDSLVKNLLQIQEKKKCLIVLDDIWSNDAWDSLKAAFTAEGSLSKLMLTSRNVEVAEHVNPRGFIYQPECLSADQSWELLRLKALPKGYYLDNMEDVKRREEIGREMVKKCGGLPLAIVILGGILVTKPSLRQWERVYNDSLSSLKKGKGLGENQQNQLNDILVRSYKELPPQLKSCFLYLGKFSEDEWIEAENLYQLWIAEGIILSSDKRVGETMMQVAESYMGELLHKSMVQVRFDDSEYLLRKLKSFSLHDLMRDLSVSQGKAEDFLNEIKLQDGNGLHLSKFAYTRKLVGQYCDHRYGSTRSMLLNDDRILTQTLGSHLANYRLLRVLCLDGVLLGRHSVIHNHFGTDIGSEMGSLIYLRYFSARKSNLVNFPWIQKLVLLQTLKLDQNGNKMGYSFSPKPIGTLGKLIHLYLPTWVGTLEEKLKLRFNNGLSKLEILENFDTQWCEVKDLPKLTNLQRLRLMVSGSPDDVDEMLMYFAKLALSTSGLLYVALTVDIYSEDGLLYRPDIVRQLFWNDKFQELSIYGKLPEVEELFEKQQQLINTHITASLICITSLTLSKSYQKKDPMAALGKFPNLRNLLLDEAYQGKEMVCSATSFPKLTQLILMTLRQLKNLRVEEGSMHVLSELSISNCRELEELPQGLEYLSSLQILRVNPKPRNFLDRIVMVNGEQGPDFYRIAHVPDVQMGNWVLRRNRMK, from the exons ATGGCTGAAGCAATTGTGTCCATGGTTGTGGGAAGGATCACTGATTTGTTGATTGAGGAACCTCAACTTCTTCACCAAGTGAAAGGTAAAATTCAACAAGTGGTGACCGAGCTCGTGAGGATGAAGACATTCTTGCCAGATGCTGATTCAAGGATTGATGAAGACAAAATCCGCATTTTGCTTGCGGAGGTACTGCATCTTGCCTATAGTGCTGAGCATGCTGTCGAAAGCTTTCTGGTCAAAGCCATTTCATCCCCTGGAAAAACAATCCAGTGGATGAATACAAGGAAGTTTTCAGGACGAATCACTGATATTCAAAGAAAGATGTCTCCCCTGTTCGGTTTCTTTCTGGAGTACAAAATCAAATCAACTTCGGAATCCGCTGATTCATCAAATTCCTTATATGGGACCGCGGGAAAGTTAAAGAGATTCCACTCTTTCACTACTGTTGAACCACCGATATTTGTGGGATTTCAGGGAGCTGTTGATCTCTTGGTGGGACATTTGGTCAAAGAAAGTGATGATTCTCACCCGCTTGTCTCTATCTGTGGAATGGGAGGCCTGGGTAAGACGACCCTCGCTGAAAAGATATACAATCATTCCACTATTAGGGCTTGCTTTGATGGTTTGGCTTGGGTTTCTATTTCGCAAAAGTGGGAGAAAAAACAGGTTTTGCAACGAATTCTTGTATGTCTCAACCatgagaagaaagaagaaattCTTGCTATGAATGATGACAGTCTAGTGAAAAATCTGCTACAAATCCAGGAAAAGAAGAAATGCTTGATAGTCCTTGATGACATATGGTCAAATGATGCTTGGGATTCTTTAAAAGCTGCATTCACAGCTGAAGGCTCTCTAAGCAAATTAATGCTTACAAGCCGTAATGTTGAGGTTGCTGAGCATGTAAATCCGAGAGGTTTCATATACCAGCCAGAATGTCTAAGTGCTGATCAGAGTTGGGAGCTACTTCGGTTGAAAGCCCTCCCCAAAGGATATTATCTAG ATAATATGGAAGATGTTAAAAGGAGGGAAGAAATAGGAAGAGAAATGGTTAAAAAATGTGGTGGTCTTCCATTGGCTATTGTGATTTTGGGGGGTATACTTGTAACAAAACCTTCGCTCAGACAGTGGGAGAGGGTGTATAATGATAGTCTATCATCCCTAAAGAAAGGGAAGGGATTGGGAGAAAATCAGCAAAATCAGTTAAACGACATATTAGTTCGGAGTTACAAGGAATTGCCCCCTCAATTAAAGTCATGCTTTCTATATCTGGGCAAATTCAGTGAAGATGAATGGATAGAGGCAGAAAACTTGTATCAGTTATGGATTGCGGAAGGGATAATACTATCCAGCGACAAAAGGGTAGGAGAAACAATGATGCAAGTGGCTGAATCTTACATGGGGGAACTGTTACATAAGAGTATGGTTCAAGTGAGATTTGATGATTCGGAGTATTTACTTAGAAAGTTGAAAAGTTTTTCTCTTCATGATCTTATGAGGGACCTATCAGTATCCcagggaaaagcagaagattttCTCAATGAAATTAAACTTCAAGATGGAAATGGTTTGCATCTATCCAAGTTTGCTTACACTCGCAAACTTGTAGGTCAATATTGTGATCATAGATATGGAAGCACTCGATCAATGTTACTTAATGATGATCGCATTTTGACACAAACACTGGGATCACATTTAGCCAATTATAGGTTGCTAAGAGTCTTGTGTCTGGATGGTGTTTTGCTTGGTCGACACAGTGTTATCCATAACCATTTTGGTACGGATATTGGTAGTGAGATGGGCAGCCTTATTTACTTAAGATATTTTAGTGCAAGGAAGTCGAACTTGGTGAATTTTCCATGGATACAAAAATTGGTGCTGCTACAGACTCTCAAACTAGATCAAAACGGGAATAAGATGGGTTACTCTTTTTCACCAAAGCCAATTGGTACCTTGGGGAAGTTGATACATTTGTATCTTCCAACGTGGGTGGGCACATTAGAGGAGAAACTGAAATTACGGTTCAACAATGGGTTGAGCAAATTAGAGATATTGGAGAATTTTGATACTCAGTGGTGTGAGGTTAAGGATCTACCAAAATTAACCAATCTTCAAAGACTAAGGCTAATGGTAAGCGGAAGTCCTGACGATGTGGATGAGATGCTGATGTACTTTGCAAAATTGGCCTTGTCAACTTCAGGTCTCCTGTATGTGGCCCTTACTGTTGATATATATTCTGAAGATGGGTTGCTTTATCGCCCAGATATCGTAAGACAGTTGTTCTGGAATGATAAGTTTCAGGAATTATCGATATATGGCAAGCTCCCAGAAGTGGAAGAATTATTTGAGAAGCAGCAACAACTTATTAATACTCACATTACTGCTTCTTTGATTTGTATCACCAGCTTAACACTTTCAAAGTCATACCAAAAAAAAGATCCAATGGCTGCGCTAGGGAAGTTTCCAAATTTGAGGAATTTGTTGTTGGATGAGGCATATCAAGGAAAAGAGATGGTGTGCTCAGCTACGAGTTTCCCAAAACTCACCCAGCTTATTCTGATGACTCTTCGCCAATTAAAAAATTTGAGAGTGGAGGAAGGAAGCATGCATGTTCTCTCCGAATTGTCCATTTCTAATTGCCGTGAGTTGGAGGAGCTTCCACAAGGACTCGAATATCTCAGCTCCCTTCAGATACTAAGAGTGAACCCTAAACCTCGGAATTTTTTAGATAGAATCGTCATGGTCAACGGTGAACAGGGGCCTGATTTTTATAGAATCGCTCATGTCCCTGATGTTCAAATGGGCAATTGGGTGCTCCGGAGAAACCGAATGAAATAG
- the LOC135150359 gene encoding putative disease resistance protein At1g50180: MAEAIVSMVVGRITDLLIEEPLLLHRVEGEIQLVVTELMRLKTFLPDADSRIDEDKIRILLAEVLHLAYSAEHAVESFLVKAISYPGKTIQWMNTRKFLLDSKKDSESSDSSNSSNGIVGKLKRFHSFTTVKPELFVGFQGAVDLLVGHLVKESDDSHPLVSICGMGGLGKTTLAENLYNHSTIRACFDGLAWVSISQKWEKKQVLQRILVCLDHEKKEEILAMNVDSLVKNLIQIQEKKKCLIVLDDIWSNDARDSSKDAFTAEGSLSKLMLTSRNVEVAEHVNPRGFIYQPECLSADHSWELLRLKALPRGYYLGTYFTGIYCVEFI, translated from the exons ATGGCTGAAGCAATTGTGTCCATGGTTGTGGGAAGGATCACTGATCTGTTGATCGAGGAACCTCTACTTCTTCACCGAGTGGAGGGTGAAATTCAACTAGTGGTGACCGAGCTCATGAGGTTGAAGACATTCTTGCCAGATGCTGATTCAAGGATTGATGAAGACAAAATCCGGATTTTGCTTGCGGAGGTACTGCATCTTGCCTATAGTGCTGAACATGCTGTGGAAAGCTTTCTGGTCAAAGCCATTTCATACCCTGGAAAAACAATCCAGTGGATGAATACCAGGAAGTTTTTGTTGG ATTCAAAGAAAGATTCAGAATCCTCTGATTCATCAAATTCCTCAAATGGGATCGTGGGAAAGTTGAAGAGATTCCACTCTTTCACTACTGTTAAACCAGAGTTATTTGTGGGATTTCAAGGAGCAGTAGACCTCTTGGTGGGACATCTAGTGAAAGAAAGTGATGATTCTCACCCGCTTGTCTCTATCTGTGGAATGGGAGGGCTGGGTAAGACGACTCTCGCTGAAAATTTATACAATCATTCCACTATTAGGGCTTGCTTTGATGGTTTGGCTTGGGTTTCCATATCGCAAAAGTGGGAGAAAAAACAGGTTTTGCAACGAATTCTTGTATGTCTCGACCatgagaagaaagaagaaattCTTGCTATGAATGTTGACAGTCTAGTGAAAAATTTGATACAaattcaggaaaagaaaaaatgcTTGATAGTCCTTGATGACATATGGTCAAATGATGCTAGGGATTCTTCAAAAGATGCATTCACAGCTGAAGGGTCTCTAAGCAAATTAATGCTTACAAGCCGTAATGTTGAGGTTGCTGAGCATGTAAATCCGAGAGGTTTTATATACCAGCCAGAATGTCTAAGTGCTGATCATAGTTGGGAGCTACTTCGGTTGAAAGCCCTCCCCAGAGGATATTATCTAGGTACATATTTTACTGGCATTTATTGTGTTGAATTTATCTAA